Genomic window (Dyadobacter fanqingshengii):
CATTGCTGAATTAAATAACGAAAAACCGGACGCTCCCGTAATTTTTTTAAAGCCGGAGACAGCGCAGGTCAGGGCAGGGGAGCCATTCTTTTATCCTGATTTTTCGAAGGACGTGCATTACGAAGTAGAACTTGTGGTGAAGATCAATCGTGTAGGAAAGAACATTGAAGAGCGCTTTGCGCACAAATATTACGAAGAGATCGGTGTGGGCATTGACTTCACGGCGAGAGATTTACAATCCGAATTGAAAGCAAAGGGCTTGCCCTGGGAATTGGCGAAAGCATTCAACGGATCTGCTCCGGTTTCTGAATTCGTCCCTGTTTCAGATTTTGAAGACATTCAGAACATTAATTTTAGTCTGGATGTAAATGGTGAAACGCGCCAGAACGGCAATTCTTCCATGATGCTTTACCGCATTAATTACCTCATCTCTTTTGTTTCAAAATATTTTATGGTCAAAAAAGGTGACCTGATTTTTACAGGAACGCCAAAGGGCGTGGGGCCCGTGCAGATCGGGGATAAGCTTACGGCGTCCATCGAGGGCAAGAAGATGCTCGAACTGTTCGTTAGGTAAACCTGATCTTTTCGGTCGCAGGACCAGTCATTCATACACTTCGCTTTCATGCATTATCTTTTCCGGACAATGGTCCGTATTGGTTTGTTTTTTTCGGGCTTGATGGGCTTATGCTCGCTTTCTATTGCTCAAACACAAACTTATCCAAAAGGTTATTACCAGTTTCCGATCAGGCCGGGGCTTGCCAATTCGCTGGCAGGCGGGCTGGGTGACTTGCGTACAAACCACTTTCATGCGGGCCTTGACATTCGTACGGAGCAGCGCGAGGGCCTTAATGTGTACGCAGCGGCGGAGGGATATGTTTATAAAGTAGCCGTTCAGCGGAGTGGTTACGGCAATGTGATTTATTTACGCCATCCCAATGGTCAGACCACGGTTTACGGTCATTTGCTGAAATTCAGCGATCCCCTGGCCACTTATGTGCGGGAAGAGCAGTATAAAAAGCAAACTTTCGAGATCGATCTTTTTCCGGAAGCGGGAAAATTTAATTTTAGAAAGGGTGAAATTATCGCTTTATCAGGCAATACAGGTGGTTCTGCGGGGCCGCATTTGCATTTTGAGATCCGCGATTCCAAGGATAATTACCTTAACCCATTGTATTTTGGTTTCAATGAGATCAAAGATGTTACACCGCCGAAATTTGTGAACCTTGCAATAAGGCCACTGGACATTAATGGTCGGGTGAATAGCCAGTTTGACCGTAAAGTTTACGCGCCGGTTAAGCTAAAAGATGGCTCTTACCGACTCCCGGACACTGTTTCTGCAACTGGGATTATAGGCATTGATATGGTAGCGCACGACCAGATGACGGGCACGGGGTTCCGTTACGGTTTACAATGCATTGAAATCAAAATGGATGGAGATGAAGTGTTTTCTTATAACATTGAGATATTCCCCAATTCCGCGACAAGAGATTATAACAACCTGATCGAC
Coding sequences:
- a CDS encoding fumarylacetoacetate hydrolase family protein, whose translation is MKIICVGRNYTEHIAELNNEKPDAPVIFLKPETAQVRAGEPFFYPDFSKDVHYEVELVVKINRVGKNIEERFAHKYYEEIGVGIDFTARDLQSELKAKGLPWELAKAFNGSAPVSEFVPVSDFEDIQNINFSLDVNGETRQNGNSSMMLYRINYLISFVSKYFMVKKGDLIFTGTPKGVGPVQIGDKLTASIEGKKMLELFVR